The Priestia koreensis genomic interval AAGCCCAACAAAGTAAAGCTATTGAAGCCATTGCGTTTGATCACAAAGCAGATATTATTGCTTCTATTGCCGCAGCAATGGGTGTTATTGTGTCCATCGTTGGTAAACAAGAGAAAATTCATTTTCTTCTATATGGAGATAAAGTAGCCAGCATTTTCGTTGCCTTTTTGATTTTCCGTATTTCTTGGCAAATGATGAACGAGGCCTTTCAGATTTTAATGGAACGAAACGTGGCACCAGATCTTTTAGAGGAATTTACTGCAACGATTGAATCATTTCCTGAAGTAAAACGAATTGATCTTATTCGCGCACGTGAGCACGGACACTACATATTAGTAGATGTTCGCATCTCAATTGACCACTTCAAAACGATCAAACAAGGGCACGACTTAGGACGAGAAATTAAAAAGGTACTGATGGCCAAAAATGATCACATTCAGGAAGTACTTATTCACTTAAACCCCTATTTTCCCGAATAAAAAAAGCGACAGGAGCTAATTCCTGTCGCTTTTCGTTTATTTCTGGTCTGTTTCACTCGTTGTTTTCTCTTTTTCACTTTCTTTATCTGAGGTTGTTGTATCCTCATCGTGATTGTAGTTATATTTCGAGCGATCTACAGGCTTAAATCCTTTTGGTTCGTAGAAACGTAATAAATCTCCGTATACTACTTTGTCTGAAAGATTAAGTCGTTTTTGAGCGATTTCTGAATAACGTTTTGTCTCATCGTTCGCTTCAATACGCTCACCTGTTTGCATATTGTAATACTTATCGTTAATAGAAGCAGTCGTTGGACTTACGTAGTCTCCGTTACGGAACGGAACGACCGGTGAATGTTCTTTCGACATTAAGTCTGTACCAAACTGAATGTAATCTTCTGTATCAATTCCTAGTAAGTGTAGGAGTGTTGGAAGAACGTCAATTTCACCACCGTACTGGTGTTGAATACCACCCTTCATACCCGGTACACGAATATAAAGAGGTACTTTTTGCAAGTTAGCATTATCTAGTGGCGTAATTTCTTTACCTAAAATTTGAGACATTGCTTTGTTGTGGTTCTCTGAAATACCATAGTGATCACCATATAAAACAATGACAGAGTTGTCGTATAGACCAGATTTCTTCAGATAATCAAAGAAATCTTTTACTGATTCATCTAAGTAACGCGCTGTTTGGAAGTAGCGGTCAACTGATCCATCCCCTGTTGTTGCTGGTCCAATGGTAGCTTCGCTATCTTCGATTGGATAAGGGAAATGGTTAGAAAGCGTAATAAACTTCGTATAGAACGGTTGCTTTAATGACTCTAGCATCGGAATAGACTCTTTAAAGAATGGTTTATCTTTTAGTCCGTAGTTCACAACGTCTTTTGAATTCATGTCGTAGTAACTAGCATCAAAGAAGTGATCAAAACCGATAGATTTGTAGATTTCATCACGATTCCAGAATGTTTTATAGTTACCGTGGAAGACTGCTGATGTATACCCGCGCTGACCTAGAATAGCTGGTGCAGCTTGGAGAGTATTCTGTCCCTTCGTTGAGAAAACAGATCCCTGTGGCAATCCAAACATGGAGTTTTCTAACATAAATTCTGCGTCAGACGTTTTACCTTGACCTGTTTGGTGATAGAAGTTATCAAAGTATAACGTATTTTGGTCTTTTGTTAATGAGTTTAAAAACGGTGTAACTTCTTGTCCGTTTAACTTGTAATTAATTAAGAAGTTTTGGAAAGATTCAAGGTGAACATAAATTACGTTCATTCCTTTCGCTTTTCCGAAATATGCTTTGTTTGGCTCTGCGTACGTAGCTTTTGTAAAGTTACTTACCTCTGTTACGTCATTACTGTCTGCGAGTGCACGCTGTGCTGATGACTTCGTGCTCTGAATTGCATCATAAATGGTGTAGTTGTAAGCACCTAAGTACTTCACAATGTAGTTACGGTCAAACGTTCTTGTTAATAATTGTGGACGATCTGATTCAGCTAACGCAAGGTTTGTGCTGAAAAACAAAATCCCTAGCAAGAACACGCCCGTAATTTTTCTACCACTCAAGCGAACAGGCTGTGGTTTCGCAACCTTGAACACAACAAGTGCAAGTAGAATGAAAGTATCTAAGAAATAAAGAGGGTCATATCCAGATAAAAGCTCTAGAATACTACCACCTAAATCCCCAAAGTTCTTTGTCTGTGTAAGCGTTGGAATCGTAATAAAATCGTTAAAGAAACGATAATAAACAACATTTGCATAAAGTAGGATCGACATAAGGAGATTTAAAATAATCATCCAGATGTAAGAACGTCTTCCTTTCGCAAATAACGCAAACCCAAAGAAGAGAATTGCTGAACTAATAGGGTTCATAAAAAGTAAAAACTTTTGCATGTCGTTATCGATACCTAAGTTAAACTCCGCACGATAAGCAGCGTAAGTTTTTAGCCAAAATAGTACGACAGCTAAAAAGAAGAAACCAAGATGCTTATTTAATACATGTTGGTCTCTCGATAGCAGGTTTTTCATTTTCACACCTCTTACTAATTATTAAATTTTCAACGTGGCTTGTAGGATTGAAATTACCTCATCAATCCTTCTAAGCGGCGACAATCTGTTCTTCACTTAACACACTCTACTTCTATTAAGACGAATAGAACGGCTAAAAAGTTTCAAAATGTTAGCACATTAGAGGCAAGACGGTAACAGAAGGTTCATAACGTCCCAAATAAACATTGTACACAGAAACGTGTAAAAAACAAATAAAAATCTTATGAATCTATATTTCTACGGACAACTCTCATTAAATAGTAGCAGATTTTCGTCAAAAAAGCGAAGGTTCTTCCTTGATAAAATTCCTACAAAATTTTACTTTTTTCTATCTATTCCCTTTTTTACAAACAAATAAGCCTCCAAATATGTGGAAGGCTTATTCGTGTAAAAAATTGTGCTTAGCAATTATTTGTTGGATGCTAAATTCATTCTTCTTTTCTTTGGAGAATCCTGATAAAAATAGGACAATGTAATAACGAGATAGATACACATTGTAATAACCGTTTGAATGATTGACGTTGTAAACAAAATTCCGAAGAAAATAGCAATGATACAAATTAGAGCAAACCATGTTGTATACGGAAACCATTTCACATGGTATTTTTGAACATCAACATCACCCTTGCTTCGTGAACGAAGATGAGCCAATGTAATGAAGAACCAAATAAATAGCACTGTATAGCTTAATGATCCCATTAAGTAGTTAAAGGTTTGGTCTCCCGCTACAAAGGAAATTAACACGCCTAAATATAAAGCGGCCGTACACGTAATCACCGCTACAAACGGCACTCGTTTCTTAGAAAGCTTTGAAAATATTTTAGGCACTTTTCCATCTTCAGACTGTGTAAATAATACACGAGATGATGCATACAATCCTGAATTCATAGACGAGAAAATCGCTAACAAAATGATGGCATTCATAATATCACTTGCGTACGGAATACCAATGCTATCAAATACGATGACAAAAGGACTCTGTGACGACTCGTTTACTTTATCCCAAGGCATCAAGCTGACGATAATAAGGAACGGCAGAACGTAAAACCCAACGATACGTACGAACGTATTTCGAATTGCTTTTGGAATCACTTTTTCGGGATTCTGAGCTTCGGCAAGCGTTACTCCGATCATTTCGGTTCCACCATACGAATATACGACCACAAGCATTGCTGCAATTAATCCTTTTGTGCCATGTGGGAAAAATCCGTCGTGAGCAGTTAAGTTAGCAAATCCTGTTGGTTCATGACCTTGAAACGGAACAAATAGCAGCAATACACCGAAAATAATGAACAAGACAATGACTGCAATCTTAACGGATGCCATCCAGTACTCCGCCTCAGCAAACAGCTTTACGGAAAAAACATTTAAAAGAGTGATAAGGATCGCAATTAATAAAACTAATAGCCAAGTCGGCACGGAAGGGAACCAGTATTGAATGAACATTGCAGCAACAATTCCTTCCGCTGCAATATTTAGCACCCACATTTTCCAGTAAATCCAATCCAAGAAGTGTGCTGAAAAATTCCCTAAAATAGGTTGTACCAAATCACGAAATGTTCGAGCATTGGGATTTTTCACAGCCATCTCTGCGAGTCCCTGCATAATAAATAAAAGAATAATTCCACCAATTAAATACGCTACGATAACGGCGGGACCTGCAATGTCAATCGCTGCGCTACTTCCTTTAAACAGCCCTGCTCCAATTGCACCTCCAAGAGCTAGCATCATGATGTGCCTTGCTTGCAATGTTCGTTTTAGCTGTTGATTACCTTTTTCCATAAGCTTCTCCTTTCACTCATCACTTTTATAGGGTGTCATATGTTACGTAGATCAATTCGAGATCAATAAAAAAAGGCCAATCGTCTCTTTAATGAAAGAGACGATTGGCCTTCAACCGCGGTACCACTCTTTTTGATCTAATGATTATTAGATCCAGCTTGTATGGCCTGTTAACGAAGGCAAACCGTCAAAACTTAAAAGGATAACATTCCGTTCTGCTTTTCCACTTACAAGCGAGTTCAAAGATTTCTTTGGCTGCGTTCCACCACCCCGCAGCTCTCTGGTAACAAAGAAAAAACTTTTACTACTCTTGATCGTCGTGTTTGTTTATATGTTGTAAAACTATTTTATTAATAAGTATTTTCAAAATATATATATTTTTTTCAGACTTGTCAACCATTTTTTTAGAATAGTTAAAATTGGTAGTTAATAAAGAAAGCGATTGCATAAAAACGAAAGCGTGTTCATTCTATTTTATTGATTATATCTAGCAATCATCTCCCTTTCCTTACTAATACATACCTTCTTTTCATTCCTGCCTAAAACAGAAAAATGATGTTGAGAAATAGTTTCACAACTTAAGTTGGATATAAAGATTTCTGAATATATTGTATATTTAACATCAATGACGATTTTTTACAGAGAGGAGAATGAGTACATGAAAAAAAATGAAAACAAGTTGCAGACACGGCATATTTCAATGATTTCGATTGGCGGAATTATTGGCGCTGGTCTATTTGTTGGAAGTGGTAGCGTCATTAACGCAACGGGACCAGGTGCTATTCTTTCTTATGCAATTGCTGGTTTTCTCGTTGTGCTTCTTATGAGAATGCTTGGAGAAATGGCGGTCACCAATCCGGACAGCGGTTCGTTCTCCACCTATGCGAAAGAAGCAATTGGCCCTTGGGCAGGGTATACGGTTGGATGGCTTTACTGGTTTTTTTGGGTTATTGTCGTTGCAATTGAAGCTACGGCTGGTGCAGCAATCGTCCATGAATGGGTCCCCCAGCTTCCCATTTGGTTACTGAGTCTTATTTTAACGTTTTTATTAACTCTTTCAAATTTAGTTTCCGTCAAGTCATTTGGTGAATTTGAGTACTGGTTTTCGATGATTAAAATTTTAGCGATCATTGCCTTTATGGGAATTGGGATTGCCATTATTTGCGGGATTTTTCCTAACGTTCCTTCACCAGGAACGTCGAATTTATTTGGCCATGGTGGCTTTATTCCAAACGGTGGTACGTCCGTCTTTATCGGTGTGATAACCGTGGTGTTCTCATACTTCGGAACCGAAATTGCAGCCATTGCAGCCGGCGAAGCCAAATCTCCTCAGAAGTCCCTCTCCATTGCGATTAACAGCGTGATTTGGCGAATTTTACTATTCTATATTGGATCTATTACCGTGCTCGTCACCCTTCTCCCATGGAATCAAGGAAGCTTGCTAAAAAGCCCTTACGTAACGATGCTAAAAATGGCGAACATTCCTGGCGCAGCAGAAATTATGAATGTTGTGATCTTAGTTGCTGTCCTATCCTGTCTAAACTCAGCCCTTTACACCAATTCAAGAATGATTCATTCATTAGCTAAAAAAGGACAAGCTCCTCGTGCTTTTGCAAAAGTGAATAGTCGTGGTGTTCCTATTAGAGCCGTTTGGATTAGCACGATCGCTTCTTACATATGTGCTATTTTTAGCTTTGTGTCACCTGACAAATTGTTTTTATTCTTAATTAACTCTTCCGGTGCGATTGGTTTAATTGTTTATTTAAGCATCGCCATTTCTCATCTACGACTGCGTAAAAACACACCAAAGAAAAACTTGCCAGCCATGAAAATGTGGCTCTTCCCTTACTTAAACTATTTTACGATTGCCGCGATTACCATCATTTTAATCTCAATGGCTTTCATTGAATCGTTACGTTCTCAAATCTTCTTAACGCTCCTCGTAACAGGGCTTGTTATTTTTTCATACTTTTTTGTACGCAGAACTCCTGTCAGCACCCAGCACGTTCCTCCACCAACGGTAGGCGAGAAAATAACAGACTAATTGTTTAGGGCAGCTCATGAGCTGTCCTATTAGCATGTTTCCGCTTGTAAAACCACTTCAAACAACATATTCATGTGTTTTCACTCCTCATTGACAACTTTTTTCAATGTCGTTATTATTTTCACTATACCAACCAGACGGTTTAGTTTAGGAGTGAATAGCTAGTGTCAAAACGAAATGAGATCTTAAAAGCAGCTTCAGCGGTCATCGCATCTCAAGGACTATCGAACCTAACGCTTGATGCAGTAGCAAAAGAAGCGGGCGTAAGTAAAGGTGGTCTTCTTTATCATTTTCCAAGCAAGGATGCGCTCATTGAAGGAATGAGTCGCTTTGCTATTGATGAATTTAATCAGGAGGTAGAAAAGGAACAAGAGCAAACAAAGTCGTTCATTCAAGCGTATGCTCAAGCAACCCTTAACGACCTAGATCATCCCCAATCATTAAATTTGGATACGAGTCTGCTAGCTGCCATTGGAAACAATCATGACTTGCTGCATCCTTGGCAGGAGCAATATGAAAAGTGGGATAAGCAAATCCGAAACGGTGGCGAAAACGTGGATTTATCGCTTATTATTCGCTTCGTTTGCGATGGCTTATGGTTTAGCAAAATGTTTGGCCTTCAGCCAGTAGAAAAGGAACGCCAAGACCGCATGATGAAATACTTGTTTACTTTGCTAGAAAAGGAGTCGAACGTATGATTAGCTATTTTACGCTAGCCCTTGCGATTGTAGCAGAAGTGTTCGGGTCTTCTATGTTAAAAGCATCAAACGGTTTTTCTCGCGTTCTCCCAATCGTAGGGATTGCAGCGGGCTATGCCATTGCTTTTTATTCTCTTTCAATTGCGTTAAAAGGACTGCCACTCGGGATGGTTTATGCCACATGGTCTGGAGTAGGTACGATTTTGACCGTGTTGACGGGGATTTTATTTTTCCAAGAAACGATTAATCAAAAAGGTGCACTTGGAATTTTCATTTTATTAGTTGGTATTACCTTATTAAATTTCACAAAATAAAGGAGCTCACAATATGAAAGGTGCTTTTTATCTTGCACTTGCCATTGTTGCCGAAACATTTGGTTCAACAATGTTAAAGTATTCAAACGGCTTTACCATTCTTCTTCCGTCTATAGGAGTTGCGATCGGATATCTAATCTCATTTATTTCTCTAAGCCTTGCCTTAAAAAGTATTCCTCTTTCGTCCGCCTATGCCACTTGGTCAGGTGTGGGAACGGCGCTTACGGCTATTTTAGGTGTCATTCTGTTTAATGAACATATGAGTCTAATGAAAGTGCTGGCTCTTATGCTTGTGATCGTCGGCATTGTCATTCTGAATACATCACAGTCAACCGAAAAACAAAAATCAATTTAGAACGAAAAAAAACATAGGCATCGCCTATGTTTTTTAATCGTCGCTATTTAACACACCTAAAATACGAAGTACGTATAAGAATAGGTTAATAAAGTCTAAATATAAATTAAGTGCTAAAAGTGGAACCGCTTCTTCAGAAATTCCATGTTGTTTCATTTGATTGAAGTCATATAAAATATATAAACTAAACACTACCGCACCAATCATTGAAAAGATTAGAACACCCGTGCTTGTCATTGGGCTGAACATCGCAATAATACTTCCAACAATTAATGCCAGCACCGCTACTAATAAGAACGAACCAAGGAATGATAGATCCTTTTTCGTTTTTGCTCCGATAAAACCAAAAACGATAAATGTTCCTGCTGAAATACCAAACGCCGTTAAAACAATGTTAGCACCTGTTTGTGACAAATAATAGCTAATCGTCGGATAAAGCGTAATTCCTGAAATAAACGTAAATACGTAAACAAACGCATAACCAACCATTTTCTTTTTACGTAACCAAAAGGCAGCGATTAACATTCCAATTTCCACAACGGCTAACGGTAACATAAACGCCGTTGGAACGTATTGTCCTACATATAGACCAACTGTTGCAATTAAAAGTGAGATGATAAACGTTACCAACACTTTTTGAAACAGTGAACGACTTTGTACGTGTAAAGCTTCCATAAACATCCTCCTTTTATCAAGTACATTCATACATAAAAGGTTATAAAAAACCTTCTAATCTCTATTATATACATTTATCCCTTAGTTTTACAGAAAGATCATTTCTTCTTAAAAAATCCATTCAATAGCTGTGAGTGCAAGTCCAATCATAAATCCACACACTGCTCCATTTACGCGAATCCACTGAATGTCCTTCCCAATCTTGTTCTCAACCATGTTAATGAGCGTTTCATTATCAAGCTTATCCAAATTTTCTTGTACGAGGGAACCAATTTTTTCATGATTCTCTTCAATGAGGTTCGTAATCTGCTGATGAACCCATTGCTCCATTTTATTCAGACGTTCTTCGTCCTGCTTAAGCTTTTGTAGCATATTCGCAAGGAACGGAAGAACATACGTGTCTGTATAGGCAGGGTCATGAATAAAACGCAATGCTTTTTCTTTGCCCTGATTCAGCATGTCAGTAAGCGCTTGGGTCATATTCATATCCGTAACAAATTGATCCTTCAAAGAGTTTACTTCTGAGATCATAGAATCGTTTGTTTTAGCTTTTTCCAGCTCTTCGCGAACCCGGCTTAAAATAGCGTGACGATTCGGATTATCTTCTTCCTTCATACTACCAAGAATGCTAAGTAATAAGCTTTGTAGAATGCCGCCAAGCTTTTCCTCGTTTAAGAAACTTTGAAATGATTTTAACGCAAACTGTAAAATACCATCAAGCTTAATATTATCAAGCGCCTCTAACGCAATTCTTCCTAGGCGCAGACTTGTTTCTTCTTTTCTTCCCCACTCTTCCACACGGTCAAGTATATAGTCGAGTGCTTTTTGATCATACTCTTTGCGAATGACCTGTTCAATAAGACCTTCAATCACACGCTTCATATCAAACGAGTGGAGCGCTTTTCTCAGCTCTTTCTCGACAAGAGGAACAAGCTTTTCCACCTCAATCTTTTGCACAAACTGTTCGCTTACAGAAACAATTCCTTTCCGCAACGATTCAGACGTAATCTGCTTTTCTGCCACGGAAATAAATCGATCAGTAAAACTCACCTTCTGAATTTTATCTTGAATGCTTTCTTTTGATAGCCATTCATCTTTCACAACGCTCACAATCGCATTGGTCATTTTCTTACGGTTTTTAGGTAGAAGTGCGGTATGTGGAATGGGCAGACCTAACGGATGACGAAACAAGGCTGTTACCGCAAACCAATCGGCTAAACCACCGACAAGACCTGCTTCAAATCCACCTTGAAGAAGCTGTCCCCACCACGCCCCTTGTAGAGGCATCGTCGCCACAAATCCTGCTCCCATAATACCTAACGAGATACTAGCAAGATGCTTTGATTCATATTTTTTCTCTGATTTCATTTTGTTCATCCTTTTATTATGTTAATACGGACCTATTTAAATTTTACCTAAAAAGAGACAACCTCTCAACTTTCGTTGTCTCTTACATTCTTTTAAAGGGATAGTAGCGGGTGCGGGTTATGAACGATAAATTCCCCGTCCACTACATCTACTTCAATATCTTTCATATAACGCCAATCAGCTTGGTTCACTAAAACTGTAATACCACTTATCTCTTCTGTTAAATCCCCATCTTGAGGAGAAAGAGCGAGACTAAACGAATACTGATATTGGTTGCAGCATTCGCTCTTAATACGAATACGCAAAAAACCTTCTTCTCCTAGCTCTTGGTGAAGCGCCTGAACATAGTTGGCTGCTCGTTCTGTAACTTTCATCATCTGTCATCTCCCTTACCGTTAAGTATATACAATCACTACCCGATAGAAAAGTATTGTCAAATAGGCATTTTTCTTATTTTTTTGATTTTTCCGTGAATAAACTATTTACAAATTATGCATATTATAATATAGTGAATTTACTTAATGCTTTTAAAGGAGGAATGTATGATGAAAAACATGTTAACGAATATCTCAACTAATTTCATATCACAGCCCTCTATGGAGAAAAGCATATAAGATCCTTTTAATGACTTGTAATGTTGATGATCCGTAGGCTGTGAGCATAAGCCAACGGTTTTTTAATTTATATAGGGGTCGTTTCCCTATGCATGGAGACCGGTGAGCCGGTCTCTTTTTTTATGATCTACATTCAATCATTGGAGGAATTAATTTGAATTTAACACAATTAGGCTGGAACGAATCATTTAATCAGAACTTTTCATCTTATCAAAAAGAGGGTTACACGGTAGGTCGTGTAGCGCTTGAACATAAACGAATATACCGCGTCCTCACTGAGCATGGTGAGCTCTTATCTGAAATTACAGGAAAAATGCGTCACGATGCTATCGAACGTGAAGACTTCCCAGCAGTTGGTGACTGGGTTGTGATTAGCCCTAGAGTTACTGAACAAAAAGCATCCATTCATGCGGTTCTACCACGAAAAAGCAAGTTCTCTCGTAAAAAGGCAGGTAACACAACAGAAGAACAAATTGTCGCAGCAAACGTCGATACGATCTTCATCGTAAACGCACTGAACACGGATTTTAATTTACGACGAATTGAGCGGTATTTACTGTTGGCCTGGGAAAGCGGCGCAAACCCTGTCATTATCTTAAGTAAAGCCGATCTTTGCGGTGATGTTATGAGCAAAATTGAAGAAGTCGAAAGTATTGCGATGGGTGTACCCATTCACGCTATTAGCGCTGAATCTGGAACAGGGTTAGACGAACTTGCCACCTACCTTCAAGAAGGCAACACCGTCGCTCTATTAGGATCGTCAGGTGTTGGAAAATCCACTTTAACGAATGCACTTTACGGTGCATACAAGCAGGAAGTGAACACAATTCGTGAAGATGATGACAAAGGTCGCCATACGACTACTCACCGAGAATTAGTGCTCATACCAAGCGGAGGCCTTCTCATTGATACACCAGGAATGAGAGAGCTACAGCTATGGGAAGCGGATGAAGGGCTCAGCCATAGTTTTTCAGATATTGAAGAGCTGACGACACAATGTCGTTTTCGGGATTGCAAGCATAAAGGAGAGCCAGGATGCGCCATCCAGCAGCACCTAGAAAATGGCTCACTGGACGCTAGTCGTTATCAGAGCTATCTGAAGCTTCAAAAAGAGCTGGCATTTCTCGCTCGAAAAGAAAATCAGCGTGCTGCTCTTGCTGAAAAAGCGAAATGGAAGAAGCTTGCGGGTGACAGAACAAAATTTAATCGAAAATAAGAAGACCCCCGTGTATTCCCTACACGGGGGCTTTTTTATATCGTAAGCGGAACCTTCACAATGACCTTAAATAAATCGCCGTCAATTTCAATGTTCATTTTACCGCCGTGAAGATCAACAATGGATTGAGCAATCGCTAGACCTAGCCCTGACCCTTCGGTGTTACGCGATGCATCAGCTCGCTTAAAGCGTTCGACGAGCTCTGCGGCATCTTCATTTAATTCATATTTTGCCACATTTTTCACAACAAACTCTGCTACGTCTCCTACCTTTTTCAGTGATACATAGACTCTTGTTCCTTCAAGCGCATACTTACTCGCATTAACAATTAAGTTATCGAGAACCCGCCACCACTTTTGTCCATCAACATAAGCAAGTAACGGTTCAGTCGGAGTCGTCACCTTTAGTGACAGGCTTGCCTTCTCCATTTGCTCCTGATGCTCTGCAAGGGCCTGCTGAAGCAATTTTGTTAAATCAATTCGCTGCTTTTGTAATTCCAAATTGCCGCTTGCCATTTTAGATACTTCAAATAAATCTTCGATGAGCGTTTTTAAGCGCTGTGATTTTCGGTCCAGAACTTCTACATAATGATGACGATCTTCTTCCGTAAGATCTGGATTTTTCAATAAATCCGTATACGTAATAATCGAAGTCAAAGGTGTGCGCAGATCGTGACTCACATTTGTAATCAGTTCGGTTTTTAAGCGTTCGCTCTTTGCCTGTTCCTTCTTCGATACGTGAATACCTTCTTTCATCTGATTTAACATTGTCGCCTGCTTCGCAAAAATAGAGTTCCCCTTCACTTCTACAGGATCATTTAACGTGCCCGTTGCAATTTGATTTGTTGCAATCATGAGCTTATTTAAGTAACGAATGCGATGAAAGACGATAAATAGCGCTGGAAGACCAATAACAAGAACACATATGATGTAGACTAAAACCATCTCTGGCATCGCGAATACTAATGATGTTCCGACACCCCACATAAATAGAACAAACAGTATGATCGCCACTTGAAAAGCGATTGGTGAATCTGAAAAAGCTTCACGCAACATTTGAAACGGCTTAACAATTAACAACCTCCATGCGCGCATAAAGGCGCTTGTGTTCCATTCTTCTCTCAGATTCTTTCCTTCTTTTAGTTCCTCTATTAGCCACACCGTTTGCAAGATTCCGAAGTAGATAAGTAACGTCCCTATTAGTAATGCAAGGAAGAACTCTAGAAAAAAATCTAAGTTCGTGTTGACATGAAAGGCTGAACTTCCCCCCCATAGGGATACTGGTAGAACTAACAACATCGTGAAAAGCCACAGAACTACTTTGACATCAATGAAAAACGTACGATATGCCCGTTGTAACAGCTGAATATTAAACCATTCTTTACGACATTTATATACAAATAGTAAAAACAATAAACTAAGAATTCCACATACGATGGTTACATAGAAA includes:
- the rsgA gene encoding ribosome small subunit-dependent GTPase A — protein: MNLTQLGWNESFNQNFSSYQKEGYTVGRVALEHKRIYRVLTEHGELLSEITGKMRHDAIEREDFPAVGDWVVISPRVTEQKASIHAVLPRKSKFSRKKAGNTTEEQIVAANVDTIFIVNALNTDFNLRRIERYLLLAWESGANPVIILSKADLCGDVMSKIEEVESIAMGVPIHAISAESGTGLDELATYLQEGNTVALLGSSGVGKSTLTNALYGAYKQEVNTIREDDDKGRHTTTHRELVLIPSGGLLIDTPGMRELQLWEADEGLSHSFSDIEELTTQCRFRDCKHKGEPGCAIQQHLENGSLDASRYQSYLKLQKELAFLARKENQRAALAEKAKWKKLAGDRTKFNRK
- a CDS encoding sensor histidine kinase, whose product is MKNKVWAALIWCLLLNVSIIAVFQFLSHSSINTEKSYFKSSDFSFNYGDFTSKIGPIELAAWSADELKKRIIIHSEDLKDYRKRHNVMTEIQSTQEQYNHEIEQAIKNKDDITKQALISARESQIKDIRDSIMDDKYVAAKVRAEKEKAIDNYISNLNGRLSRLHDDYPYSYELTNIKTGKTFQYGNINEKAAYKQTYSKDNGYLTTQLYDSDSGDNRGQGFKEMQLDPTVFYKGTIIVPEKKLSEWQNYQDFQHQRIVFYVTIVCGILSLLFLLFVYKCRKEWFNIQLLQRAYRTFFIDVKVVLWLFTMLLVLPVSLWGGSSAFHVNTNLDFFLEFFLALLIGTLLIYFGILQTVWLIEELKEGKNLREEWNTSAFMRAWRLLIVKPFQMLREAFSDSPIAFQVAIILFVLFMWGVGTSLVFAMPEMVLVYIICVLVIGLPALFIVFHRIRYLNKLMIATNQIATGTLNDPVEVKGNSIFAKQATMLNQMKEGIHVSKKEQAKSERLKTELITNVSHDLRTPLTSIITYTDLLKNPDLTEEDRHHYVEVLDRKSQRLKTLIEDLFEVSKMASGNLELQKQRIDLTKLLQQALAEHQEQMEKASLSLKVTTPTEPLLAYVDGQKWWRVLDNLIVNASKYALEGTRVYVSLKKVGDVAEFVVKNVAKYELNEDAAELVERFKRADASRNTEGSGLGLAIAQSIVDLHGGKMNIEIDGDLFKVIVKVPLTI
- a CDS encoding DUF445 domain-containing protein; the encoded protein is MKSEKKYESKHLASISLGIMGAGFVATMPLQGAWWGQLLQGGFEAGLVGGLADWFAVTALFRHPLGLPIPHTALLPKNRKKMTNAIVSVVKDEWLSKESIQDKIQKVSFTDRFISVAEKQITSESLRKGIVSVSEQFVQKIEVEKLVPLVEKELRKALHSFDMKRVIEGLIEQVIRKEYDQKALDYILDRVEEWGRKEETSLRLGRIALEALDNIKLDGILQFALKSFQSFLNEEKLGGILQSLLLSILGSMKEEDNPNRHAILSRVREELEKAKTNDSMISEVNSLKDQFVTDMNMTQALTDMLNQGKEKALRFIHDPAYTDTYVLPFLANMLQKLKQDEERLNKMEQWVHQQITNLIEENHEKIGSLVQENLDKLDNETLINMVENKIGKDIQWIRVNGAVCGFMIGLALTAIEWIF
- a CDS encoding HesB/IscA family protein, whose protein sequence is MMKVTERAANYVQALHQELGEEGFLRIRIKSECCNQYQYSFSLALSPQDGDLTEEISGITVLVNQADWRYMKDIEVDVVDGEFIVHNPHPLLSL